Genomic window (Culex pipiens pallens isolate TS chromosome 3, TS_CPP_V2, whole genome shotgun sequence):
GCACTACCTGAACGTGCCCTACCCGGACGACAACAAAATGGCCGTCATCACGCCGAACCTGGCCCTGTGGGGTGACAAGAAGGAGTGGACCAAGGAGGAGCTGGTCAGCCAGCTGAAGCCCATGTGTAAGTGTCAACCGCCGAGCACAGAAAGTCAAATCTATCAACCTAATCGGAGGGCAGTTTTTCCTGCAGTTTTCAGCGAGGACGAACCGGACGCCACGAACGAGATCGAGATCTCCACGGCGGAAACGGTCGAGGCCATCGTGAGCCAGCTGATGGAGAAGCAACGGATGGCGCGGCAGTCGGCGCTCGTCAAGCAGCTCGAGTGTGGCTGCCCGGACGCGAACTGCGTCGACGGGAAGAGCTGCTCGCACCCGATGAGGCGGATCAGCGCGGCCAAGAGTGCGAGCACCGAGCTGGGCAAGCGGACGACCGAGGGAGGAGCGGCAGGCCATCTGGGTGGCGGCGCAGGGACGGCGCCGAACGTGCTGATCGGATCGAGGGTAGGTGGCTTAAGTTGAAACGTTTAAATAACctaattcaatttaaaagtatttaattgAGTGGAAGAACTTCAATCACCTTCgtaattcaaccaaaaaaaaaaaggaaaaaataatcCATAAACGTTTGACTTTAAAATCACGCCCTTCCTTTTAATCCGCTACTTTTATGACAATAGTTATACACGACGGTCACCAAAAGCCCAGTCAAATAAATTATCTATTTAATATTCTCcctaaaaaataagacaaaaaatgtccaattaacaatcattttttgtaaaagGTTCGCTAAATTATAGATATTTTGgtttaaatagttaaaaaaaatataacaattctggagttttttttttgttgaaaaggttcaatataccaaatttccagtttttgctttttgggtgtttttgaaaccgccttgagacaggggtattaaaaaacacccaaaaagaaaaaaaactgaaaatttggtttattggaccttttcaaaaaaactccagaattattaaattgagtggcaaaatattttcacagtttcatttaattttgcatCTTAAGTTTTACGCTTAAAGCAGggatgctcaaagtttttgaatggcgggccaaatttgaagctcacatgagcttgcgggccatacgagaattttttttttaattttcaatcaataaaacttgaaaaaaatacaaatattattgattaaattttattcgaatcagaaaatcaaaaaaaaaaaataccaacgtAAATATTATTCATCTGCTTTTCATTGTAACTTTCGTGGCTCAACAAtcgtgatttcaaaaatatattgaaaattataaagttgtatttaaattgatttttttttatttatttctggaaTATGATTAAGAAGGTGTGACACTAACTTTGAAAaagtgtgtaattttttttaattatgtgcaatcttaattttaaatagttAGATAAAGATGTTTCAATAATTATTCCTTCAAcgttaattaaatttcaataaatatttgatgaaaatgttgACATAATTTACTCTTTTTAATTATGGGTTTGCCATACATTGATCCCGATTatacaattatttttatattgacaaaatctaaaaagggcgtgatcattcaaaatgggtccgaaGACCACAAAAAATGacctcgcgggccatactttggtcacccctggctTAAAGTCTCTTACAGAGACTAGGGTGGCCATTTCAAATGAGTGTttatatgaaaatgtttcaagttatgattaaaagtttttgaagaacaaattagcattcaattttttttcactcatTCTAAAATACGCTTTTttatttatgagattttttatatctttttgaTGTTCTTTTTTTCAGTACGAGAGTATTAGTATATGAAAGGTatttgcaaaaagaaaaaaaaagatcatttttattatttgatatccTTTTTAGATACTTAACCTAATTTGGACACGGAATTGACTTAACAGATTTTCgacaaagtgcaccgttttcaagtaataagCTTTTGCATGGTTGAATTTGTTTGAAGATTGTTCAATGTTTTGcaagttaaaaatatttcaagaacgTTTTCGTTCTAActcatgaaaagaaaaaaaaaattcacaagacAAAGAAAATTGCCTACAATTTTTCTATTTAAGTCTTTATTAATCGAAAAACTGATTGCAAAGAAACAACGTACTCAAGTTTAGAAATCATGATTTACATTGTTTTAAGTGACTATTGCAGTATATTGGTTCGATGTTAATTATAAAcaatgaaatttgtttgaaattttctgaagattttattaaaaatattttgaaaaatatgaaattaattcaaacattttttaacacgtATTTTcgatgtttgtcttgattttgaAGTAATGAAATTGTTATAACTTAAAATAGcagaatatttcacaaaaatcaatttgtgaACATtgaaattcagaccatttttcaaaaaatttaaacttcaaaaggcTACATTTCAGCAGCCAGTTGTCCAACTAAAAATGTCCTAagaagaaaacaattttttcaggcattttttcttgtttttcgaacattttttttaactattttaaattcattttccaaaatttaacaatctaaaaaaataccaataaaGCCTACAATTGTATTATtgtgtacattgtaatttttttgtctttcaaAAATACCCCAAAAAATCAGTGCAAtttgaaaccaaatttgcatgttttattatcttggttttaaaataaaatgagtgTTCTGTGAtctcattttagtcaatttgtatattttttttgattgccttctaaatttcaaatcatttttttcaacatttcatcaAAGCCATtgtggccgccatcttggatttaaacatctaaatcttgagattttttttgaaaaggtccaataaaccaaattttcagtttttgctttttgggtgttttttaatacccctgactcaaggcggttgcaaaaacacccaaaaagcaaaaactggaaatttggtttattggacctttaaatttccagaaattatTTTAGAGatgaccttcggataatcgagtctgaagtctgttttgttttactttttgctccattattttgaatgttgggcttgaaattttgtgtcatgtcattttcgattgtaaatttgcGATTTTGTATCTGAAACTTATATTTTAGTTTGGTATTtttatgtgacattttctgttttttttcctcaaaatgtTATGGCTCTGGTAACAGATTCAGGTGCAAAAGATCCCTGTTTTATTCTCattcacaatataaaaaaaaataaataaaaacaataccgCTCTcgacttttaattttaaaatttaaataaaaaaattgtattttttgtattcgtTTTAATATacagtcctaatcataacctaaaaCTTCCACGACTTTGTACAACCAGTTCACAAAATTGATATGACAatgactaatgatgcaaaatgaattattttgccatagataatttttttttcacttaaaacaaaacgtataaaattaataaatcgcAAACAAAATGCGAAAATGTTTGAGATAATTTTTTATTAGTattcataaatataaaaaaaaataaaaattggtacTTTGActtaaattctttgattttaCGTCTTTTAACGATGTTtagttccaaaattcaaaacttgtaaaatgataatttacattttattcaaaaaaaaaaaaaataagcattatacaatgtatttggaatagtttacaatcttttttaaaagttttttttttcaatgaaaaatttaattttagtgaaTATTTTTTGGCGCAAAGATTTTTtgggcatttttttaaaaaagagcgTGACGGgtggaaaaaattgcaaaagcCTTAATAATCAtttaagcaaaacaatgcaaaagtgCCGTTGTGGGTTTGcaaacaaagagtgtatcccttttgcattgttttgctagagttTAAACATCTTTAAATGAACGGCTatgatataaattttatttgggGATCAAAATCCATTAACATATCACAGTCATCGGTTGTAATTCATGTTTATTACACTACATTACATCACCCCCGATTCCGAGATTTTCTCTCAACCACATCTCGGCACAAATCAAGCAATATAATccaataatcatcatcaatcgAGCCCAATTTAGCACCTTCTGCTCGATATGAACTAGAATCAACATCATAAGATAACTTTCCTCCCCCTCCATTCTCACGTTAACCACAAAATCTCAATTAACTTTCTCTGCTTCTCGTTTCCTCCCCTCTCTCCCCCTCCCACATCATGACCAACCCACAGATGTACCCCCGGTGGATAGACAACCGCCAGAGATCCCGAGAGCAACAGCAGCAAGCCCTCCTAGACAGTGCCCGACAGTCCGGCCAGAAGGACACTCCGATCCACTTCCAAGTCATTCCTACctctcagcagcagcagcaaagctCAAGCAGCACGAATCACTCCAACAATCTAAATTCAATTAGAGCAGCAATTGCCGGCAATCATCACCCTTCCTCGGCGGCCGGAACAACCCCGGCTTCGTCGACCTCCTCCATCGTGGTCAGCAGCAGTAATTTAACGCTCACCCAACATCTCAACTCACTCAACGGCACCGCCAGCAACAACTCACAATTAACAAGTGTCAGTAGTCACATTACCAACGGTCATTTGGCCGcggcccagcagcagcagcagcagcagcaccaactCCACCACCATCAGCAGCGGGCTCACATGATCATTGCCGGCAATAACTCGTCCTCGGTCGCGGCTTCTAATAATGGCCGCGAAGCTCACATTTCAATGGCGACCGCGAGGACGACCCCCACGTCGTCGTCCTCATCGTCCTCGGGGGTGGACTCCAGCGTCGTCAATCAGCGGCAACCGGCGGCGGATGCTGGCAACACGGCCAACGGGGGTGGATTGATGAGCAACGGCACTAATGGCAGCAATAGTGGTGGCCATCATAATCACATTACGGTTAATAATGGTGCGGTCACGAGTGCGTCAATGGTTAGTGCGAAtggtggtggtgggggtggggCAGTGACGTCGGGGGCGTCGTCCGGGGGAACACCCTCGCTGGTGCTGAGTCTGTCACAGGTGAGAGGAATCTTGGGGATCTTTAATCATGCTTATCAGACATAATCAGAGTAACTGTCATTAATTAAACAGATTATCAATCATTTATAAGAATTGACATAATTCACCTATTTGAtacagcatttttgaaaaaagttacattttgttTGCTCTGTGATAAATACGTCAAATTATTTATCACAGAGCAAACAAAACTCCAACACGTCAAACAAACGTGGAATTACTCGCGTAGGCATTCGAATgttgttagctctgccgagctttggTGAATCATTTCTACGCAGGCAAGCCGTGCGCGATGTATCTCAGCTctaatcgacaagccccgccctaaaaaCGTGGAATCAGTGCTTCAAAGGACCTTCTGAATGcaactaagagagttggaattgttgAAACTTTACGGAAAATGCGagccattttaagatttttattttatgttttttggacctcaaacttccaaacccgttttaccccacttctatttgtcgtagagggctcatatttggcaaacAATCGCAGCAAGTTTCATCCACGTCACGTCGATACGAACTCTTCACTTTGACGAAAAATTCAAtcctaaattatttaaaatttaaaacataggggaaattctcgtatgtttggcaggttaagcacttgctcctaattttgtccaatttgctcatttacactatttaaacaactcattttgcaaaacatttgaaagaaacttgcttgctcacttcttattgagctatttaggggaaatatacccattttaatcactctaagccgtttgaccaattctcatcactttgccgttttccgctattaaatcaacatttacagatatttcaacaatggagagttgcttgctcactttaattcgagctatttataactttggaacagtcaaaaacactttttggaagccgtaATTCATGAAATTGGTGCttataggccgataatagaaataggctgaaaaagggtatagttcccttaTCActggatttcagttgaaaacgcttttatgagctgtaattgaatgtcaaagtgctgatatggcaacattagaggcacgttggaattagatgctgttcccctacattctgatatttcgaaaattaaaattcaacaattataaaattcatttaggccgttgcatacattttttttaagtttatgtgtctcgactctgaccaaagtttgaaaaataaatcaataaaaaggttaacaaccacattttttttcaatttgaatgaaaaaatggatttaaaatgcatttgacaCATGTGcacttgttttgcaattataagtttccaaaatatcataATATCTTAAtacaagttgagttttttttttgtggaaaaagggTTTTTGCTAaagtacattggaattccataaatattcaaaatttaaaaataaaactttaaaatttaacctTGCTGAATTTGATTATTAAggtagaaaaatgcatttttgattgttttcagttgatgagacttttatttccattgaaattttaaagttttttgattttttttgcctcttgatttttcggaaaattttgaagggggattaacaaaatcattcaataatatttgcaacggcctaattgaaaactcaagaataaaaaaaaatctaaaattcaattaaaatttgaaatccaaaattgttaaaccttaaaaattaggattctaaatatttaaaaaaaatcaggataattttttttatatttaacaattcattaatttcataaaattataaatttaaacttCTAAAgatcataaaacaaaaaaaatataaactcaaATGcatagattcttaaattcctaaatgcCGCTATTTTGATGTCATCTTTGAATGTAGAAGtttttataacttgaaaaacGTGGCTAACTTTGAAGCAGTAttgaagtcatattttaggttagagaatcaaattctgtgaaaaatataaatgcGTAATTCGATTGTCAAACAAActgtttaagagcgagtttttcaccgatgtgaaacaggtcgtatcaaggtgctccgatttggatgaaactttcagggtttgtttgtctatacatgagatgaactcatgccaaatatgagccctctacgacaaagggaagtggggtaaaacgggcattgaagtttgaggtccaaaaaacatgaaaaatcttaaaattgctcgcatttccgtaaaacttcatcaattccaactctcttagatgcattcgaatggtcttttgaagcccttcaaaatgtgctatagacatccaggattggtttgactttttctcatagcttttgcaaattactgttaaaaatggatttttttaaaaccttaataacttttcccaacagcctccaacacccatactcccataggtcaaaagttagggaatttcatggactataagcctacggtattaactttttggccaaacgcagtttttctcatagtttgacgatttttctagaacaaacattttacaacgttagtttttgccctgtaggccgccatagcggcattttttggtctcaattttgtcatattcggaatcctcggacaatttcacgtaagttagaagtattggagttgtaaatttgattggaaaaattgccgtttagaatgaattaaaatattttttaacaatttgttggattgggggtaaaacaggttttcgcctacttgatacagcatttgacgtattgatcatagggttaataagatctttttcttttttcaaaaatgttttatttaattattttttaaagaaatattaccactccaatacttctaacttacgtgaaattgtccgaggattccgaatatgacaaaattgagaccaaaaagtgccgctatggcggcctacagggcaaaaactaacgttgtaaaatgtttgttctagaaaaaccgtaaaactatgagaaaaactgcgattggccaaaaagttaataccgtaggcttatagtccatgaaattccctaacttttgacctatgggagtatgggtgttggaggctgttgggaaaagttattaaggttttaaaaaaatccatttttaacagtaatttgcaaaagctatgagaaaaagtcaaaccaatcctggatgtctatagcacattttgaagggcttcaaaagaccattcgaatgcatctaagagagttggaattgatgaagttttacggaaatgcgagcaattttaagatttttcatgttttttggacctcaaacttcaatgcccgttttaccccacttccctttgtcgtagagggctcatatttggcatgagttcatctcatgtatagacaaacaaaccctgaaagtttcatccaaatcggagcacctcgatacgacctctagaacaaaccgagcagaatctacaaatactgcctcttaaataaaatcaaatcccTTAGTTTTGACcttcttattttttgaattttgaatttcattgtcaatttttaaatatttatgcttttgaactactattttttttcaatttttaaagccttgaatttttttaaatttttttattcttaataataaaatcaatcaaaatcaaattattcgctctacagcattgccttggcgttctcgattgcgagattcctctcgaaactaagtgtccgaaggcttgattgttgaggcaattgcaaactgacggcctttggattgtgagtccaacttcctaccagtgactccaccgagacaggtcccaggcagacgactcctacacctggactgagctaacgacctaaccctctaggttagtccgggtccaacatttacttccccacccgacggaaggcgtgatcagacaaatctcgtctcgaaaaatgccaccgggaccgtctgggatcgaacccaagccaaCTGGATGataggcaatcacgcttacccctacaccaccaATGGTTTCTacttttttgaattgaaatacAATTTTATATCTTTATTTTAGTAGTTCTTATgttgtaaacatattttttttaatgaattaaatttcatttacatttttttttatttctaaatctttgatttttttttgtcctgaACATTATTAGAGAATTGTATTGCTTTTCTCTCTGTTATATTTCTTACTGAGCAAAAAGCTAAATCcgtctttttaatttttcgattatatatataacattgatgtTTAGAGTAACCTGGAGCTCGGTCCAGGCCTTCAaagatttgcatttttttccgaaaaaatggcCCTGCAAAAACAAGATAGGCAACACCATTTGAATCCGCTTGGGccgattaaaaaaagtttaactctgaaggcctgtaccgagctccaggttgcttgaaacttcaaagttacaaaaactacaaaaacttgcgcaaggatctggcctaaaTACCAATGGTGTTTAATGTAAACGCATTAGTGACTTAAGAGTCTAAAAAATtacctttaaaaaatgtttgtttttttaagagttaaatcccatttaagcTCATGattgggatttgggcttagtaccACTAGAACAGGACGCTGAATGGCCGCcagaaagtcatttttgttacaccctggtatatttgtataatttgaaaacggctAAATACacttaattttcattaattttatgcttttcaattgtttaaaGATTTGTATGGATAAATCAATAATGTAaaataggctctttggtctaagaaaaaataatttgatcgtttggggcaaaatgcactccTTGCTTTTCGCTTACTATCGTATaggattttagatttttcgggaaaaataataatagagtTATTGGAAACTTAACATTCCACAATGGTACAGTCCTAGTTTGGGCAtcgcagaataaaaaaaaacagagttatttacaaaacgaaaagaaatgtgtatttgatttgatttgatttttgtttaacttttaatacaatttataggcaaaaaatttcaagttaaaattttctttataataaaaaaaataaataaaaaatatgataataataataataataataataataataataatattaataataataataataataataataaaacttgCATACCTATCTTTGGTCAAACGAAATTATACTAATCAAATTTATATAATCTTGTTTCCCATCTCTAGCTCCAAGGCTCCCCCGGATCCTTGCTGATCCTGAACGGCCAACAGCAATCCTTCGTCTGCCATCCCtcccagcaacagcagcagcaacagcaacaactccACCAGCAACAACTGCTCCAGCAGCGCAAAGCGGCCCTGGAGAATGCGGCCGCCAAAGCGGActccagcagcagcggcagcagctcCGGCGGAAGTATCAAGATGGAAAACTCCCCCTCGGACAGTTGCAGCTCGTCCGGGCTGGTGCCGAAGCAGGAAGTTATGGacgcctcgtcgtcgtcgtcggcctcGCCGGGATCGATGCTGGGTCACCACCAGCACCAGGGTCCGACGTCGAACGGGTTGTTCGGAGGGTTTTTGAAGCACAGCCTGGCTGGGCAACACCATGACAACATGCCGTTCTTCAACGAAACGCTGGATCTGTCCCAGGAGGACATCCAGAAGACGCTGAGTGCCAACATGCCGTTGGGCCATGGCCAGGGTGGAGGAGTTGGCGCGGGGACTCAGTCGGGGACGCCGACGGACGATGTCATGAACGGGGAGATTAACCCGATGGACTTTATCGAGAACTGTGGGGATAACCACGACGCCGTTGATGACGACGTGTTTGTCAACTTGGATGCGTTCGATATGCTGGTGGAGTTCCCGGAGCTGGAGCTGGACGCCAAGAGCAGTTTTCTGAACGAAAGCGAAACGGGTACGGACGCTGGAGGCGATCTGGACGATGCAGCGAGTGATCTGAGTCATTACAAGTTGTCCGCGGACAGTGGGATCGTAGCGGACGGAAGTCTGCATCATGGAGGCTCGAACGCGTCCACCATTACGGACTTTAGTCCGGAGTGGGCGTATCCGGAGGGGGGAATCAAGGTGCTAGTGACTGGCCCGTGGAGTGCCAGCTCGTCCTATACAGTATTATTCGACTCGTTCCCGGTGCCGACGACGCTGGTCCAGAACGGAGTCCTGCGGTGCTACTGCCCGGCCCACGAGGTGGGCGTGGTCACGTTGCAGGTGGCCTGCGACGGCTATGTGATATCGAACGCGGTCAACTTTGAGTACAAATCGCCGCCCAAGTTCGAGACCAAGTGCGAGGGCAGCGGGAACGACATGCTGTACAAGTTCAACCTGCTGAACCGGCTCGAGTCGATCGACGAGAAGCTGCAGATCAAGGTGGAGCCGGGCGAGCTGGTGGGtgcttgttattgttattgacttgaaacaaaaaaaaatcgaacctttCTTCAACAGCCCGAGGACTCGACCCTGTTCAAGCAGACCAACTTCGAGGACCGACTGGTGTCGTACTGCGAGTCGCTGACGGCCAAGATGTGGCGCTCGGTAACGCCGGGCTCGTGGCTGGGAAAGCACCGCGGCATGACGCTGCTTCATCTGGCGTCCGCCCTCGGGTACGCCAAGCTGGTCCGGACGATGCTGACCTGGAAGGCGGAGAACTCCAACGTCATACTGGAGGCGGAGATTGACGCCTTGAGTCAGGACCAGGACGGGTTCACGCCGCTGGTGAGTACAGGTTTTGGGGGGATTGTGTCTGTTAGATTTCAAATCTTGGCTCGCATGCTTCACAGATGTGGGCCTGTGCCCGAGGTCACATTGAGGCCGCCGTCGTCCTCTACAAGTGGAACCAGACCGCACTGAACGTGAAAAACAACGCCCAGCAGAGTCCGCTGGAGGTGGCGAAGTGCCGCGGGTTCTCCGGACTCGTTGCCGAGCTGGAAAAGCATGAAACCAAACGACTCCAAACCAAGAGCAAATCGCTGGCCTCAACTTCCGCTTCGGCGATGCCAACGCTGGCATCGATTACCTCATCCTGTACCACTTCCACTTCCACTGCTTCCGCCGTAGCCGCCCCATCGCGTCCTTCTTCCGCTTCAAGTATTGCTTCCGCCGCTACGCTTGCCGCCGGTTCGCGTCGTAACAGCCGCAGCCGAACGGCTGCGATCGAGCCGCCAGAAGTGGCCGCCACCGACTCCAGCCCGGAGCATAGCTTCATCAGCGATCTGTTCAGCTACAACGACGCCCTCAACGCCAGCAACAGCGATAGCTGCAGCAACGACAACTTTGGACTGTCCTCGTCCTTCAACCCGTCACTGTCGCCGTACGGTGACCACAAAAGTGGCGGTTCGTCGACGAGCGGAACGCTGCACTACGCCCTCGAGAACAACAACTCGAACCCGATGCTGTCGAACGCGCTGTCCCCGAACTCGGACAGCAACCGAAGCCACGACGGTGTGTTTCTGCGACCGGGAGCGGTGTTTTCGAGGTGAGATTCGTGCGAAGAAGTGATTTGGGTCTTATTTGACGCATGTACGTATTTTACAGTGGCCAAAGTCCGCCGGGGGCGCGCCTCTCCAAGCGGTCCTCCATCGACAGTGGCATCAACATGGAGACGCGTTCGTCGCTCAGCAAAGCTGGCAAGTCGCTGCGGGAGTCGCAGCGGCTGAACAGGTTAGTACAGAGTTGCGGACGTTACTTTTCAAGGCCTTGGACATGAAGATTTTGTTTACTGAACTCTAGATTCGGATTCAGTAcaagtttcgattttttttaccgaattcggtaactgaaatgttatcaaaaattaggaaaattttcaaaattcggtAACAAAAATAAGGTTAcgcaattttagttttttttttttcttggtttaTTCAACCAAATCCGGTAAGTATACTATAGTTTTCGACAGTTGGtcgatacacggagaaaaaagagttcccaaaatcgtgaacaagcgttcatgaaaatgggaaccgcgaacaaagtgttcaaatcacgattttgaaaaacgtaccatgaaatttgaacactttgttcgtggtacccattttcatgaacgcttgttcacgattttaggaattcttttttctccgtgtagttttagattttttttaaaccgaatCCATTGTGTGAGATCGGTAAaacatctttaaaaataaacaaaaaagtgcATATCTTAATGTTTTAACTGAAATCTAGCAGTTGAGAAATCGATGATATTTCGCCGAATTCAGAAACAaaataagtttgacaatttaagattttaaccaaatttggtaaaattttccaagctcggtaaaaaaaaaatctaaatacaaaaatgtttagttttttttaactgaatttGGTATTTGATCAAATAATACCGGATTCAGTGAGAAatctttatttattatttcaaaatcaataaaaattctttgtacaaattttcagttaaaattagataaaaatttTCCGAATTcgataaaatatattaaattatacaattttagatttttttaaacgaattcGGTAATTGATAAGATAAGCATTTAGATTAGTGAAGCATCTTTGAAAAttagtcaaaaaaattaagccttatattttttaatgaaatccaTTGTTTGAAGTCAACGaatgttcagcagttgaaaaaacGGTGATATTTCAccgatttcagaaaaaaagtaagttttaataattttagattttttttaccgaattcggtacttgaatttggtaaaattttcaacacttattaaaaataaaaaaaatcttgcttataaatttttagtagttttttttGGATTCGGTAAATTTTATCGGTTTTATTAATAATCTAAGTATAAacgattttttcgattttttttacattgggtaattgaaaatttagt
Coding sequences:
- the LOC120423649 gene encoding calmodulin-binding transcription activator 1-like isoform X8, giving the protein MTSQAVYCLSLQIRPPTEEGSSQQVVATSSGGNVTVSGNELTKMVTTTTQATAPGGAIITGLDSKSVTITEAASRQLQFQTAQAQQSQQQQQPQQHSNIILVRGSRSENGQIILQNTHELLSLLSDEDKPILLQHQRLKAKTLPEVTTASTGGNTILFQQAIKSNVADGTILLQSSDGLKKTALTAPDGGSIFLQQRLNKNGSTDGPILLRTLKRIDKSQSILVIRNATHTATATANANASSTSTSASVVASAAMTVSAAPATATIVKAKPQATVLTVAEDVDIKKEPTATVAKLVPKPVNMPLGTDGEPIKLPENLESLPRADHFPTQRHRWNTNEEIAAILISFDKHSEWQSKEVKTRPKSGSMLLYSRKKVRYRRDGYCWKKRKDGKTTREDHMKLKVQGTECIYGCYVHSAILPTFHRRCYWLLQNPDIVLVHYLNVPYPDDNKMAVITPNLALWGDKKEWTKEELVSQLKPMFFSEDEPDATNEIEISTAETVEAIVSQLMEKQRMARQSALVKQLECGCPDANCVDGKSCSHPMRRISAAKSASTELGKRTTEGGAAGHLGGGAGTAPNVLIGSRMYPRWIDNRQRSREQQQQALLDSARQSGQKDTPIHFQVIPTSQQQQQSSSSTNHSNNLNSIRAAIAGNHHPSSAAGTTPASSTSSIVVSSSNLTLTQHLNSLNGTASNNSQLTSVSSHITNGHLAAAQQQQQQQHQLHHHQQRAHMIIAGNNSSSVAASNNGREAHISMATARTTPTSSSSSSSGVDSSVVNQRQPAADAGNTANGGGLMSNGTNGSNSGGHHNHITVNNGAVTSASMVSANGGGGGGAVTSGASSGGTPSLVLSLSQLQGSPGSLLILNGQQQSFVCHPSQQQQQQQQQLHQQQLLQQRKAALENAAAKADSSSSGSSSGGSIKMENSPSDSCSSSGLVPKQEVMDASSSSSASPGSMLGHHQHQGPTSNGLFGGFLKHSLAGQHHDNMPFFNETLDLSQEDIQKTLSANMPLGHGQGGGVGAGTQSGTPTDDVMNGEINPMDFIENCGDNHDAVDDDVFVNLDAFDMLVEFPELELDAKSSFLNESETGTDAGGDLDDAASDLSHYKLSADSGIVADGSLHHGGSNASTITDFSPEWAYPEGGIKVLVTGPWSASSSYTVLFDSFPVPTTLVQNGVLRCYCPAHEVGVVTLQVACDGYVISNAVNFEYKSPPKFETKCEGSGNDMLYKFNLLNRLESIDEKLQIKVEPGELPEDSTLFKQTNFEDRLVSYCESLTAKMWRSVTPGSWLGKHRGMTLLHLASALGYAKLVRTMLTWKAENSNVILEAEIDALSQDQDGFTPLMWACARGHIEAAVVLYKWNQTALNVKNNAQQSPLEVAKCRGFSGLVAELEKHETKRLQTKSKSLASTSASAMPTLASITSSCTTSTSTASAVAAPSRPSSASSIASAATLAAGSRRNSRSRTAAIEPPEVAATDSSPEHSFISDLFSYNDALNASNSDSCSNDNFGLSSSFNPSLSPYGDHKSGGSSTSGTLHYALENNNSNPMLSNALSPNSDSNRSHDGVFLRPGAVFSSGQSPPGARLSKRSSIDSGINMETRSSLSKAGKSLRESQRLNRTDRSMSLPLTAGGSVSGGQGSSPFGVSAAIVGSAAAKGTTSSSGGGGPGSDSDNFSLSLNDRSTESPSQNSSNLSNTSLLSPLRKMDFALCEVSAAGSSPMCEDTDSLQDDDRHSVVTITGHHSHHGHVYHQEIGAGGGGGGGGVGGAAAGEGTSGGGDSDAKVLTLAEQIIAAMPERIKNESEEIMSLGSPMPESLSEDTSGMGMLNDSFMEPLLDSLPSSQFEEFNFEFSDHNYRYHDVGTPCSSLSPASSGPLQSPASYSIPQDAPVGSPSPPPTTQDFTEFLQSTNANPFEKDFSNLKLTEREQRELYEAAKCIQKAYRSYKGRKSRMEEQDKERSAAVVIQNYYRRYKQYAYYRQMTQAAVIIQNGYRSYCENKRFKKSQAGGGHQALASGVSGAADGCPEAAGSTSCYYKKQHSPQQQQQQQHMNNQGGSSKEPSPSGPLKRTYSQRTQNQAARKIQQFMRQSKNKLQRERAERERQVHQRRAEYHPSSPFHGAAAGTSDPR